In one Clostridiisalibacter paucivorans DSM 22131 genomic region, the following are encoded:
- a CDS encoding FmdE family protein, protein MNNKLWNECARFHGHKCPGLAIGFKACELAIEKLNIRFSNDEEIVCVVENDACGVDAVQYITGCTFGKGNLLFKDRGKQAFSFFNRDNDDSIRLVFKGIEYDGNKEGKQNFILNTPATKLFEIKKPEFNVPQRAKIFKSIVCESCGELAAESRIRIQDGKKVCLDCYEHYDRGGNINF, encoded by the coding sequence ATGAATAATAAATTATGGAATGAATGTGCTAGATTCCACGGACATAAGTGTCCTGGACTTGCTATAGGATTTAAGGCATGTGAATTGGCAATAGAGAAGCTGAATATAAGATTTTCCAATGACGAAGAAATAGTATGTGTAGTTGAGAATGATGCATGTGGAGTAGATGCTGTTCAATATATAACAGGATGTACTTTTGGTAAAGGAAATCTTTTATTTAAAGATAGAGGTAAACAGGCGTTTTCCTTTTTCAACAGAGATAATGATGATAGCATAAGATTAGTATTTAAAGGTATTGAATATGATGGTAATAAAGAAGGAAAACAAAATTTTATACTTAATACCCCAGCTACAAAGCTTTTTGAAATCAAAAAACCTGAATTTAATGTTCCACAGAGGGCAAAAATATTTAAAAGTATAGTATGTGAATCATGTGGTGAGTTAGCAGCAGAAAGCAGAATAAGAATACAAGATGGAAAAAAGGTGTGTTTAGATTGTTATGAGCATTACGATAGAGGCGGTAATATAAATTTTTAG